Proteins encoded together in one Gemmatimonadota bacterium DH-78 window:
- a CDS encoding cyanophycinase gives MAARRGARRASTGAATGVALALGLAMLPATPAAGQDAPVVGPERGSLVIVGGALRDPEIVQAFIERAGGPDAAIVVIPTAGGGDDSDYGAECSCLNQLRANGARNLTVLHSYDPEVADTEAFVAPLEQATGVWFPGGRQWRLADAYLGTRTERALRAVLDRGGVIGGTSAGASIQGSYLARGDTRSNTVMMGDHEVGFGYLRETAIDQHLLARNRQFDLLEVIEVHPELLGIGIDEDTAVLVDGDRMEVMGGGYVAVYDAGARLPGGGPYYLLRDGDTFDLSTRTPARGGRPFLDLVRIDPTSGGD, from the coding sequence ATGGCGGCGCGACGCGGTGCGCGCCGGGCGTCGACGGGGGCGGCCACCGGGGTCGCCCTCGCCCTCGGCCTCGCGATGCTGCCGGCGACCCCGGCGGCGGGCCAGGACGCCCCGGTCGTGGGGCCGGAGCGCGGCAGTCTCGTGATCGTGGGCGGGGCGCTGCGCGACCCCGAGATCGTGCAGGCCTTCATCGAGCGGGCCGGGGGCCCGGATGCCGCGATCGTGGTGATCCCGACGGCGGGGGGCGGCGACGACTCCGACTACGGGGCGGAGTGCAGCTGCCTGAACCAGCTTCGCGCCAACGGCGCCCGCAATCTCACGGTGCTGCACAGCTACGATCCCGAGGTGGCCGATACCGAGGCCTTCGTCGCCCCGCTCGAGCAGGCCACCGGCGTCTGGTTTCCGGGGGGGCGCCAGTGGCGGCTGGCCGACGCCTACCTGGGCACGCGCACGGAGCGGGCCCTGCGAGCGGTGCTCGATCGCGGAGGCGTGATCGGGGGCACCTCGGCCGGGGCCTCGATCCAGGGCTCCTACCTCGCGCGCGGCGACACCCGCTCCAACACGGTCATGATGGGCGACCACGAGGTGGGCTTCGGCTACCTGCGCGAGACGGCGATCGATCAGCACCTGCTCGCCCGCAACCGGCAGTTCGACCTGCTCGAGGTGATCGAGGTGCACCCGGAGCTCCTGGGCATCGGCATCGACGAAGACACCGCGGTGCTTGTCGACGGCGACCGGATGGAGGTGATGGGCGGTGGGTACGTGGCCGTCTACGACGCCGGGGCCCGGCTGCCGGGGGGCGGACCCTACTACCTGCTCCGCGACGGCGACACCTTCGACCTCTCCACCCGCACCCCGGCCCGAGGCGGCCGGCCCTTTCTCGATCTCGTCCGAATCGACCCCACCTCGGGAGGCGACTGA
- a CDS encoding FHA domain-containing protein, translated as MEPSDRDGSERIHEPSEGSSEAQPRVFVWGQLPEERSIFQRIADRFRSAPPARDEAPPAVRRPVVGRRAAIDDERPVREAPPPPLPAVDGWDPPDLTVEEPVKPEAAPEPRPAAPSDDDHGPGPIYRATLQLLPGRLRPLDPDIVREEIRFVRPTGGRAAVTLGWAEGEPPDHITVNHPSVQDRHARMSFVDRRWYIESLVAPHPVRVNEESVPAGADPRELQSGDEVRLGDASFHFLMP; from the coding sequence ATGGAACCATCTGACCGCGACGGATCCGAGAGGATCCACGAGCCCTCGGAGGGATCCTCCGAGGCGCAGCCGCGCGTGTTCGTGTGGGGGCAGCTGCCGGAGGAGCGCTCGATCTTCCAGCGGATCGCCGACCGCTTCCGCAGCGCCCCGCCCGCGCGCGACGAGGCACCGCCCGCCGTGCGGCGTCCGGTCGTGGGCCGGCGCGCCGCCATCGACGACGAACGCCCGGTGCGCGAGGCCCCCCCGCCGCCGCTTCCCGCCGTCGACGGGTGGGATCCCCCCGACCTCACGGTCGAGGAACCGGTGAAGCCCGAGGCCGCGCCGGAGCCTCGCCCCGCGGCGCCGTCGGACGACGACCATGGACCGGGGCCCATCTATCGTGCGACACTACAGCTTCTTCCCGGACGACTCCGCCCGTTGGATCCGGATATCGTGCGGGAAGAGATCCGGTTCGTCCGGCCCACCGGGGGCAGGGCTGCGGTCACCCTGGGTTGGGCCGAAGGGGAACCTCCGGACCACATCACGGTGAATCATCCATCGGTGCAGGATCGGCATGCGCGCATGTCGTTCGTGGACCGCCGGTGGTACATCGAGAGTCTGGTGGCCCCCCACCCTGTGAGGGTGAACGAAGAGTCGGTGCCCGCGGGCGCCGATCCCCGGGAACTCCAGTCGGGCGACGAGGTCCGGCTGGGCGACGCGAGCTTCCACTTCCTGATGCCGTGA
- a CDS encoding aminotransferase class I/II-fold pyridoxal phosphate-dependent enzyme, with the protein MPMDRLIPVLEAHLDELDAAGTAKGAESVVTGVVPAADGRGPRFHLAGEGDKEFLRMNSNSYLGLGLHPAVIEAEEEGSRRYGAGPGAVRFISGTYDVHVELESTLAEFHGRAAAMAFSSAYATVVSTIVPLVTGETVLISDELNHNCIINAMRLARPQGKAIYGHNDVGQLREALEAHAGSARRAIVVTDGIFSMRGDHAPLAEIAAVCREFDDRYPENVVLVVDDSHGVGAFGDTGRGTEEYTGSGPADVLVGTLGKAFGVNGGYVTGDASLIRFLRESSPMYIYSNPITPGEARAARTAVEIVDSAEGRALLAHLRGLTRRFEEGLGRVGIETIPGPHPVVPMMIRDTGRTHALVRHLYDAGVLVTGLAYPVVPRGDEEIRTQINADHTEADIDHLLDILAAWQG; encoded by the coding sequence ATGCCGATGGACCGACTGATCCCCGTTCTCGAGGCCCACCTCGACGAACTCGACGCTGCGGGCACCGCCAAGGGCGCCGAGTCGGTGGTGACCGGGGTCGTGCCCGCCGCCGACGGACGCGGCCCCCGATTCCACCTCGCGGGCGAGGGAGACAAGGAGTTCCTGCGCATGAACTCCAACTCCTACCTCGGACTGGGACTCCATCCGGCCGTGATCGAGGCGGAGGAGGAGGGCTCGCGCCGCTACGGGGCGGGCCCCGGCGCCGTGCGCTTCATCTCGGGCACCTACGACGTGCACGTGGAGCTCGAATCGACGTTGGCCGAATTCCACGGGCGGGCCGCGGCGATGGCCTTCTCGTCGGCCTACGCCACCGTCGTCTCCACCATCGTGCCGCTCGTGACCGGCGAGACGGTGCTGATCTCGGACGAGCTCAACCACAACTGCATCATCAACGCCATGCGGCTGGCCCGCCCCCAGGGCAAGGCCATCTACGGGCACAACGACGTGGGGCAGCTTCGCGAGGCGCTCGAGGCCCACGCGGGGTCGGCGCGCCGCGCCATCGTCGTCACCGACGGCATCTTCTCCATGCGCGGCGACCACGCCCCGCTGGCCGAGATCGCCGCGGTCTGCCGCGAGTTCGACGACCGCTATCCCGAGAACGTCGTGCTGGTGGTCGACGACTCGCACGGGGTGGGCGCGTTCGGCGATACCGGGCGCGGCACCGAGGAATACACCGGATCGGGCCCGGCCGACGTGCTCGTCGGCACGCTGGGCAAGGCCTTCGGCGTGAACGGCGGCTACGTGACGGGCGATGCCTCCCTGATCCGGTTCCTGCGCGAATCGTCGCCGATGTACATCTACTCCAACCCGATCACCCCGGGCGAGGCCCGCGCGGCCCGCACCGCGGTCGAGATCGTGGACTCGGCCGAGGGGCGCGCGCTGCTCGCCCATCTGCGGGGGCTCACCCGGCGCTTCGAAGAGGGGCTGGGCCGGGTGGGGATCGAGACCATTCCCGGCCCGCACCCGGTCGTACCCATGATGATCCGCGATACGGGGCGCACCCATGCCCTGGTGCGCCATCTGTACGATGCGGGGGTGCTCGTGACCGGACTCGCCTACCCGGTCGTGCCGCGGGGCGACGAGGAGATCCGCACGCAGATCAACGCCGACCACACCGAAGCCGACATCGACCACCTGCTCGACATTCTGGCCGCCTGGCAGGGCTGA
- a CDS encoding tetratricopeptide repeat protein: MQSKPPRSFRALRKGWPAIVAALALPASAGSVAGQAPEFKVEVPGLEAFECAPPGEVVEASQEEARQAAQLGSTARQALILGDAQRARDLLGRAVGLDPSSPGLAYQYGRVLEDLGERREAVLQYCAALAAGAQGEDAADARDRVVRFAESERRRIAPDALDAFEAGVAAVGENRMDDAEAAFVEAIEGHADFPEAEFNRALVLEHLGRAMEAADAYRAYLRLRPDAPDAIRVSERIGQLQVAPGARPSSGSALALGMLLPGGGQFYTGRPLGGVALLAAAGGAAAAAFLVSETDVRCLRAVEPGASCPPDQIIGRTTSHPYRTLGLIGVGAVALGGAIEAFLHARGVDEVEVANLGGNRSMLLGPSLQSHGLGADVRFIRVVF; the protein is encoded by the coding sequence ATGCAATCCAAGCCCCCCCGTTCGTTTCGCGCTCTCCGCAAGGGGTGGCCGGCGATCGTCGCGGCGCTCGCGCTTCCGGCCTCCGCCGGGTCTGTCGCGGGCCAGGCGCCGGAGTTCAAGGTCGAGGTCCCGGGACTCGAGGCCTTCGAGTGCGCCCCCCCCGGAGAGGTGGTGGAGGCCTCGCAGGAGGAGGCGCGCCAGGCCGCTCAGCTGGGAAGCACCGCACGACAGGCGCTGATTCTCGGTGACGCGCAGAGGGCCCGCGACCTGCTGGGGCGCGCGGTGGGGCTCGACCCGTCGTCGCCGGGGCTGGCGTACCAGTACGGCCGCGTGCTCGAGGATCTGGGCGAGCGACGAGAGGCGGTGCTGCAGTACTGCGCCGCGCTCGCGGCGGGCGCGCAGGGAGAAGACGCCGCCGATGCGCGCGACCGCGTGGTGCGGTTCGCCGAGTCGGAGCGGCGCCGGATCGCTCCCGACGCGCTCGATGCCTTCGAGGCCGGTGTGGCGGCCGTGGGCGAGAATCGGATGGACGACGCCGAGGCCGCCTTCGTCGAAGCCATCGAGGGGCACGCGGATTTCCCGGAGGCCGAGTTCAATCGCGCACTGGTGCTCGAGCACCTCGGGCGCGCGATGGAGGCGGCCGATGCCTATCGCGCCTACCTGCGCCTGCGCCCCGACGCCCCCGACGCGATTCGGGTGTCGGAGCGGATCGGGCAGCTGCAGGTGGCGCCCGGCGCTCGGCCCAGCTCCGGATCGGCGCTGGCGCTGGGCATGCTCCTGCCCGGGGGCGGCCAGTTCTACACGGGCCGGCCCCTGGGGGGCGTGGCGCTGCTCGCGGCGGCGGGCGGCGCGGCCGCGGCGGCGTTTCTGGTGTCGGAGACCGATGTGCGGTGCCTCCGGGCGGTGGAGCCGGGGGCCTCGTGCCCCCCGGACCAGATCATCGGTCGGACCACCTCGCACCCCTACCGTACACTGGGGCTGATCGGGGTGGGAGCGGTGGCGCTGGGTGGGGCAATCGAGGCCTTTCTCCATGCGCGGGGCGTCGACGAGGTGGAGGTCGCCAATCTCGGCGGCAACCGGTCGATGCTTCTGGGACCGTCGCTCCAGTCTCACGGACTCGGGGCCGACGTGCGGTTCATCCGGGTGGTGTTCTGA
- a CDS encoding formate--tetrahydrofolate ligase, giving the protein MPSDIEIAQSATLQPIQAIAESIGLGAADIVPFGHHKAKVPLDVARSRGGAPGALVLVTGVNPTAAGEGKSTVSVGLADAFKLRERNPVLCLREPSLGPIFGIKGGAAGGGWSQVVPMEEINLHFTGDFHAISSAHALLAAMLDNHLYRPNSLDIDPTAITWPRAVDMNDRALRSIVVGLGGRTGGVPRQDGFVITAASEIMAIFCLADGLEDLEARLGRIIVGYSRDGEPITAAQLDAVGAMTVLLKDAINPNLVQTLGGTPAFVHGGPFANIAHGCNSLAATRAGLALGDVVVTEAGFGADLGAEKFFDIKCRFGGLEPAAAVVVATVRALKMNGGVAKDALGSEDVAAVRAGAVNLQAHVENVRRFGVPPVVAINRFTSDTPAEIEAVTAACREIGATAVVADPWGGGGEGCLDLADAVQSVIDSGEADYRPLYPTEGSLVSKLETVAREIYGADGVDVAPAAATEIERLERIGLRDVPVCIAKTQYSFSDDPTLLGRPSGFRITVREVTPSAGAGFVVAKTGAVMTMPGLAARPAAVGMEVVDGAVRGLF; this is encoded by the coding sequence ATGCCCAGCGACATCGAGATCGCACAATCCGCCACCCTGCAGCCGATCCAGGCCATCGCCGAGTCGATCGGGCTCGGGGCGGCCGACATCGTGCCCTTCGGCCACCACAAGGCGAAGGTGCCGCTCGATGTCGCGCGGAGTCGCGGCGGCGCGCCGGGGGCGCTGGTGCTCGTGACCGGCGTGAATCCGACGGCTGCGGGCGAGGGCAAGTCGACCGTGTCGGTGGGGCTGGCCGACGCCTTCAAGCTGCGGGAGCGCAACCCGGTACTCTGCCTGCGCGAGCCCTCGCTCGGGCCGATCTTCGGCATCAAGGGCGGGGCGGCCGGGGGCGGCTGGTCGCAGGTGGTGCCGATGGAGGAGATCAACCTGCACTTCACCGGCGACTTCCACGCCATCTCGTCGGCGCACGCGCTCCTCGCGGCCATGCTCGACAACCACCTGTACCGACCCAACAGCCTCGACATCGACCCCACGGCCATCACCTGGCCGCGCGCGGTCGACATGAACGACCGGGCGCTGCGCTCCATCGTGGTCGGGCTCGGGGGGCGCACCGGCGGGGTGCCGCGCCAGGACGGCTTCGTGATCACGGCGGCCTCGGAGATCATGGCGATCTTCTGCCTCGCCGACGGGCTCGAGGATCTGGAGGCCCGCCTCGGCCGCATCATCGTCGGCTACTCGCGCGACGGGGAGCCGATCACCGCCGCGCAGCTCGACGCCGTGGGCGCGATGACCGTGCTGCTGAAAGACGCGATCAACCCGAACCTGGTGCAGACGCTGGGCGGCACCCCCGCCTTCGTGCACGGCGGGCCCTTCGCCAACATCGCCCACGGCTGCAACTCGCTCGCGGCCACCCGGGCCGGGCTCGCGCTCGGCGACGTGGTGGTGACCGAGGCCGGCTTCGGCGCCGATCTGGGCGCCGAGAAGTTCTTCGACATCAAGTGTCGCTTCGGGGGGCTCGAGCCGGCGGCGGCCGTGGTGGTGGCCACGGTGCGCGCGCTCAAGATGAACGGCGGGGTGGCGAAAGACGCCCTGGGCTCCGAAGACGTCGCCGCGGTCCGCGCGGGGGCGGTCAACCTGCAGGCGCACGTGGAAAACGTGCGCCGCTTCGGAGTGCCGCCGGTGGTGGCCATCAACCGCTTCACCAGCGACACGCCGGCCGAGATCGAGGCGGTGACGGCGGCCTGTCGGGAGATCGGCGCCACCGCGGTGGTGGCCGACCCGTGGGGCGGTGGCGGGGAGGGGTGTCTCGACCTCGCCGACGCGGTGCAGTCGGTGATCGACTCCGGAGAGGCCGACTATCGCCCGCTCTACCCGACCGAGGGATCGCTGGTCTCGAAACTCGAGACGGTGGCCCGCGAGATCTACGGGGCCGATGGAGTGGATGTGGCCCCGGCGGCCGCGACGGAGATCGAGCGGCTGGAGCGGATCGGACTCCGCGACGTGCCCGTCTGCATCGCCAAGACGCAGTACTCCTTCTCCGACGATCCCACCCTGCTCGGGCGACCGTCGGGGTTCCGGATCACCGTCCGCGAGGTGACGCCCTCGGCGGGCGCCGGCTTCGTGGTGGCCAAGACCGGGGCCGTGATGACCATGCCGGGGCTGGCCGCGAGGCCGGCGGCGGTGGGCATGGAGGTGGTGGACGGCGCGGTGCGGGGGCTTTTCTGA
- a CDS encoding Ig-like domain-containing protein encodes MVEADRMVITPTERTLIEGESANWSATLLSADGDPLSGRSIVWSATNPSVVELSGAVGSTMSVEGVATGTTTLRASAEGHTATANIQVIPGPSIALSRTELPIAGRQGAQAPPENVGIGNGGNGVLSGLSTRVVYPDDGARGWLGVGLNGTTAPTSMTVIASAVTLQPGRYEASIEVTSPSAGGLVATLPVTFEVTPPPPIIALESDAVGLSSSVLNPVPATAEVGIENAGAGTLDGLSVSIQYSSGDSGGWLSATLESTEAPTTLRVSAVALGLRPGDYAARVAVSAPGALESPVYLDVTFRVASPDVRDESPEGGPS; translated from the coding sequence GTGGTGGAGGCCGACCGCATGGTCATCACCCCGACCGAACGCACCCTGATCGAGGGGGAGTCCGCGAACTGGAGCGCCACGCTCCTCAGCGCGGACGGTGACCCCCTCTCGGGCCGGAGCATCGTCTGGTCGGCCACCAATCCCTCGGTGGTGGAGCTCTCGGGGGCCGTCGGGAGCACGATGTCGGTCGAGGGCGTCGCCACCGGCACCACCACGCTCCGCGCCTCGGCGGAGGGCCACACGGCCACCGCGAACATCCAGGTGATTCCGGGCCCGTCGATCGCCCTGTCCCGGACCGAGCTCCCGATCGCCGGACGCCAGGGGGCCCAGGCGCCCCCCGAGAACGTCGGCATCGGCAACGGTGGCAACGGTGTGCTGTCGGGGTTGTCCACCCGGGTCGTGTACCCGGACGACGGAGCGCGGGGCTGGCTCGGAGTGGGGCTGAACGGCACCACCGCGCCCACCTCGATGACGGTGATCGCCTCGGCGGTCACGCTGCAGCCGGGCCGGTACGAGGCGTCGATCGAGGTGACGTCGCCCTCGGCCGGGGGCCTCGTCGCCACCCTGCCGGTGACGTTCGAGGTCACGCCGCCGCCCCCCATCATCGCGCTCGAGTCCGACGCCGTGGGACTGTCGAGCAGCGTCCTCAATCCCGTGCCGGCCACGGCCGAGGTGGGAATCGAGAACGCGGGCGCAGGCACGCTCGACGGGCTGTCGGTGTCGATCCAGTACTCCAGCGGGGACTCCGGAGGGTGGCTGTCCGCCACGCTCGAATCGACGGAGGCGCCCACCACGCTGCGGGTGTCGGCCGTCGCCCTCGGGCTGCGTCCCGGGGACTACGCGGCGCGGGTGGCGGTGAGCGCGCCCGGGGCTCTCGAGAGTCCGGTGTATCTCGACGTCACCTTCCGGGTGGCGTCGCCCGACGTTCGCGACGAGAGCCCGGAGGGCGGGCCTTCGTGA